A window of the Ostrea edulis chromosome 1, xbOstEdul1.1, whole genome shotgun sequence genome harbors these coding sequences:
- the LOC130048595 gene encoding piggyBac transposable element-derived protein 4-like produces the protein MAENILDIFLSDDEDFEFEGFTNSEIDGTETRSIGSDISFSDIDDSSSSEESEEEIDEETWTRTLSRPNVAEFNEQVGAAFVLEEHKKQLDFFHKFFPVSLIDKIVEETNQYAARCIETRPDKVWVPTTFLEMMAFLGIHVVFSVIGVPSYTLAWKSLWPFELPSIPSIMTRTRFERISKYFHMNDTRQNPPKGRQGHDKLCHIRPVIDKLSETCLENYSPHKEQSIDEGMIAFKGRLSFKQYLPAKPTKFGIKVWERASPHNGYVHEFQVYTGRVAERRPEEGLGARVVKDLTRKLIGKSHVIYMDNFFSSPELFERLLREKIYSCGTVRINRRGMPEAIKSAKLKNRGESLTMQKGNLVATAWKDKKIVTYLSTNCDPTQTRVVQRRQKDGTLKDVSAPSVSELYNKYMFGVDLADQKRMQYSTCRKAKKWYKYLFWFCFDVALVNSLICMQESPNHKLLTKTNKEKKRTQLDFRMALAQQMIGTFRGSRKRRAPGVTGNCGDAHWPIQFEKAGRCKGCAKQNKRHEVSTGCRQCNVRLCIKNDCFFKYHQELLK, from the coding sequence ATGGCGGAAAACATTCTcgatatatttctatcagaCGATGAAGATTTTGAATTTGAGGGATTTACAAATTCAGAAATAGATGGAACGGAGACAAGAAGTATTGGAAGTGATATTTCTTTCTCCGATATTGATGATTCCTCCTCGTCCGAAGAATCAGAAGAGGAAATAGACGAAGAAACTTGGACAAGAACGCTCTCCAGACCAAACGTTGCCGAGTTTAATGAGCAAGTTGGAGCAGCTTTTGTTTTAGAAGAACATAAGAAACAATTAGATTTCTTTCACAAATTTTTCCCTGTTTCTTTAATCGACAAAATTGTAGAGGAAACAAATCAGTATGCTGCGCGATGCATTGAAACAAGGCCGGATAAAGTGTGGGTCCCTACTACCTTTCTTGAAATGATGGCGTTTTTGGGAATTCATGTAGTATTTTCCGTCATAGGAGTTCCTTCGTACACCCTTGCATGGAAGTCATTGTGGCCCTTTGAGCTTCCAAGTATACCTTCCATTATGACAAGGACACGTTTTGAGAGAATTTCCAAATACTTTCACATGAACGATACCAGACAAAATCCACCTAAGGGACGCCAAGGACATGACAAACTGTGTCATATTAGACCAGTAATTGACAAACTTTCTGAGACATGTTTGGAAAACTACAGTCCTCATAAAGAACAGTCCATTGATGAAGGAATGATAGCCTTCAAAGGAAGACTGTCATTCAAACAGTACTTACCGGCCAAACCCACAAAATTTGGAATAAAAGTGTGGGAGCGTGCTTCACCACACAATGGATACGTACATGAATTTCAAGTGTACACCGGAAGAGTCGCAGAGAGAAGACCAGAGGAAGGGTTGGGGGCACGTGTGGTGAAGGACCTAACTCGGAAATTGATTGGAAAATCGCATGTGATTTACATGGACAATTTTTTTTCGAGCCCAGAACTGTTTGAACGCTTGTTACGTGAAAAGATCTACTCTTGTGGCACTGTCCGAATAAATCGCCGTGGAATGCCAGAAGCCATCAAAAGTGCCAAATTAAAGAACAGAGGAGAATCCCTTACAATGCAGAAAGGCAACCTAGTAGCAACAGCATGGAAAGACAAGAAGATTGTGACTTACCTAAGCACAAACTGCGATCCTACACAGACCAGAGTAGTGCAAAGACGTCAAAAGGATGGGACCCTAAAGGATGTGTCAGCTCCAAGTGTCTCTGAGCTATACAACAAATATATGTTTGGTGTAGACTTGGCTGACCAAAAGAGGATGCAGTATTCCACTTGCAGAAAAGCCAAAAAATGGTACAAGTACttgttttggttttgttttgatgttgcACTTGTCAATTCCTTGATTTGCATGCAAGAATCGCCAAATCATAAGTTGCTGACCAAAACAAACAAGGAAAAAAAGAGAACACAGTTGGACTTCCGAATGGCATTGGCGCAGCAGATGATCGGAACATTCAGAGGAAGTAGAAAGCGTAGGGCACCTGGAGTGACGGGAAATTGTGGGGATGCACATTGGCCCATTCAATTTGAAAAAGCTGGACGATGTAAGGGATGTGCAAAGCAGAACAAGAGACACGAAGTCTCTACTGGATGCAGACAATGTAATGTTAGACTGTGCATAAAGAATGACTGCTTTTTCAAGTACCACCAAGAACtgttaaaatga